A part of Biomphalaria glabrata chromosome 3, xgBioGlab47.1, whole genome shotgun sequence genomic DNA contains:
- the LOC106073917 gene encoding uncharacterized protein LOC106073917 isoform X2: MGQRQTNGKLFLFNFFLACPAFVLYLVGFASHFWLESKFEIPPQPPNSFKSTPVEANMGLYTACKRIHYSTVGGGERITENCSSDGAADWQFIAVGLAIVGMVLSFLGLLIAVLYVFCCQKTCCKIIIALCNALSAGLMTAPLLMYAINRKFQVNKTLPYIFDFNLSWGYFVSATSASLLAIVALLNIVEIV; encoded by the exons ATGGGACAACGACAAACGAATGGAAAATTGTTTCTCTTCAATTTTTTCCTTGCGTGCCCTGCCTTTGTTTTGTACCTTGTTGGTTTCGCTTCTCACTTCTGGCTAGAATCAAAATTTGAAATACCGCCACAGCCGCCGAATTCTTTTAAGAGCACACCGGTAGAGGCCAACATGGGGCTCTACACGGCCTGCAAGCGCATCCACTATTCTACCGTGGGTGGTGGCGAAAGGATCACAGAAAACTGTAGCTCAGATGGAG CCGCCGACTGGCAGTTTATAGCAGTTGGCCTGGCCATTGTTGGTATGGTGCTGAGTTTTCTTGGACTCCTCATTGCCGTGCTCTACGTGTTTTGTTGTCAGAAAACATGTTGCAAGATTATCATAGCTCTTTGTAATGCACTAAGTG CTGGACTGATGACAGCGCCACTTCTCATGTATGCAATCAACAGAAAGTTTCAGGTGAACAAAACCTTGCCCTACATTTTTGACTTCAATCTCTCTTGGGGTTACTTTGTCTCTGCTACCAGTGCGAGCCTTCTGGCAATAG